The nucleotide window GCCTACGGGTATCCGATCGAGGCCGCGGCACAGATTGCGCTGGGCGTCGTGCGGGACTATCTCGAAGGTCATCGAGGAATCCGCTTGGTCCGCTTTGTCCTTTTCGGCACGATGGCCTTTGAGGTGTATGAACGGGTTTTAAGGGCGATGGGAGGGGAAGGTCGATAAATCCGGCCTAGGTTGAATGATTCGCGGACCGGCGGGGGGCTTGATCCCGGTTCACCACCCAGGTCCCGCTTTTTTCCAACATTCGCAGTAGCTGCACGGCGTTGTGGACCTTGAGCTTGGAGTAAATGTTGGCCCGGTGGGTTTCGACCGTTTTGATGCTGATCGAAAGGCGCGCGGAGATCTGGCGATTGTTGGACCCCTGTGCGATCAGGCGGGTGATCTCATGCTCCCGTTTTGTCAGCCGATCCGTTCCGTGGACCGAGTCGGCGCTCTTTGGCTCGTCCGCGGTCTCCGGAAATTCCCGGTCGCTCGTCAAATCGAAGGCGCGGGGGTTCTTAAAGCGGCTTAAAGGGGTTGAAAGATGGATTCCGTGCGCCGTCAATCCATCCCATTCCCGCTTCCAGAGCACCCGTCCATGAAAATGCTCGATCGCGACCGCTTCGGAGGGACGGCTCAGTTCAAGTTCGAGGATGACCTCCGCGTCCAGCGGAAGGGAGGTCTTCGAATAGAAGCAGAGGCCTTGGCGGCTGATGTTCGCCGTGTAGATGACCCCGCTTTCGGCCGACAAAAGCGTCGCGGCTTTTCCCCGGCTGGTCAACGGAATGCGTATCAGCGACCGTTTCTCCATACTATTTTAAAAGCTAACCCACTTTCTCGAATTGTCAAGCCTGCCGGATCGGCGGATCCGGAGAGTTCCGGGCGGCCGAACGGATTTTTCGCTTGAATTCTTTTTTGGGGTTTGTTATAGTGCCAAGCGTAACGTTTTGAGTTTTACAAGGGCTGAACACGTCGCCCCTGCGTTGTTGGTGAGGGGTGAGAAATTTTGACCCAACGCCTTGTCTTTGGGAGCCATGCCCTGGGAATGGTGTGCACGCCCCATCGTAACGAGGGGAAGCCTGAAATTCCCATCACGGCGCCCACCTGGAAAACCGGGTTCAAGACATTCCGCTCTGCCACGGCAATCGCGGGGGCCTAATTAAAACGGGAGAAAACGGGTTTCGGGCAAAGGTTCCGAGGCTTCTGAACTGAGACGATAAGGATGGGGAAGGTCTTGAATTTATGGACAGAGAATTCTTCCGGCGGTTTTATCGATTGGATCGAGGCCGGCCGGAATATCTTGGAGCTTGAAAAAAGGCGGGAGGAATGAATTCGGTTTCTATTTTGACCGGGCGGCGGGAATGGAACGATGATCGATTGTCTTGCGCCTTTCCATGGGCGACGGTCGAAACGCATTCCGGGAACCGGTCCCCCGAACGATAGCCTTTGCTCCGCCTTCCATCCCAGCGTCGGTCTTCCTGATCAGCTGTCCTAATCGGCCCGTCTGTTTTCCCCCGTACAACAAACAGCATCGAAGGAGTTTCTTCAACAGAATGTGGAGGGGGTGACGATTATTATTACCTGGATCATTGCAGTCATCGCAGCCGCCGGGGGCGGCGCCGCCGGGGTGGCGGTCGGGTTGTATCTTCGTCGAGAGGGGATCTCCCGAAAATTACGCGAGGCCGAGGAAGGGGCCGCCCGGGTCCTCCGCAACGCCGAGCAGGAAGCGGAGAACAAGCGGCGGGAGGCCCAGATTGAAAGCAAGAGCCGCATCCTGCAGGAGCGAACCGAGTTTGAGAAGGAAATTCGGGAGCGCCGATCGGAACTGACCGCGCTGGATCGTCGGTTGAGCCAGCGGGAAGAACATCTGGACAAACGGGCCACCCAGCTGGACCGTCGCGAGGGCGACCTGAACCGGATCGACCGGGACCAGGTGGCGCGCGAGAAAGTAATTCGCGACAAAGAAAAGACCCTGGAAGACGGGCTCCGCGAGCAACGGCAGCAGTTGGAGCGCTTGTCGGGCGTCACGGCGGAGGAGGCCAAGAAGCAGTTGATCCACGCCATGGAGGAAGAGGCGAGGTACGACGCGGCGAAGATGATGAAGCGGATCACGGAAGAAACCCGCGAGAAGGCCGAACGCGAATCGAAAGAGATCATGGTCACCGCGATGCAGCGTCTTTCACGGGATTATATCGCGGAGGCGACCATCTCGGTCGTGAATCTGCCCAATGAAGGGATGAAAGGCCGTATCATCGGCCGCGAGGGTCGGAACATCCGGGCCCTGGAAAGCGCCACGGGCATCGACCTGATCATCGACGACACGCCGGACGCCGTCATCGTCTCCGGGTTCGATCCCTACCGTCGGGAGATCGCCAAGATCGCCCTGGAGCGTCTCATGTCGGACGGGAGGATTCACCCGGCCCGCATCGAGGAGATGGTGGAGAAGGTCAAGAAGGAGCTGGACAAGCTGATGAAGGAAGAGGCCGAGAAGATCATTTTCGACCTCGGACTTCAGGACTTCCATCCCGAAATCGTGAAGACGCTGGGCCGCCTGAAGTACCGGACCAGTTACGGACAGAATAATCTGGCCCACGCGCGGGAAGCGGCTTTCATCGCCGGGATCATGGCCTCGGAGCTGGGCATGGATGTCAAGCTGAGCAAACGGGCGGCGCTCCTCCATGACATCGGCAAGGCCGTCAGTCATGAGGAAGAAGGCTCTCATGCGGCCTTGGGCGCCGACCTCGTGAAGCGTTACGGCGAGTCGCCGAAGGTGGTGAACGCGGTCGCCGCGCACCACGGGGAAATCGAGGCCACCTGTATCGAGTCGGTTCTGGTGATGGGTGCCGAGGGACTTTCGGCGGCGCGGCCGGGGGCGCGGAGGGAATCCGTCGAATCCTACGTGAAGCGCCTGGAAAAACTGGAACAGCTGGCCACCTCCTTCAAGGGCGTGGAAAAGGCCTATGCGATTCAGGCAGGCCGCGAGATCCGGATTATCGTCAAGCAGGACGAAGTGTCGGACGCCGAATCGGCCATGATCTCGAGGGAGATCGCCAAGAAGGTGGAACAGGAATTAACCTATCCCGGCCAGATTAAGGTGACCGTGATCCGCGAGAACCGGTACATCGAGTACGCCCGGTAATCGTAGGGGCGATGCATGCATCGCCCCTACATCGTTAATGGGATAAGCTTTCGTGAAAATTTTAATGATCGGGGACATTATCGGCGAGCCCGGACGGAATATTCTGGCCCGGAAGCTCAGCCATCTGATGGAGACCTACGAAATCGATTTCGTGATCGCCAACGGAGAGAATTCCGCGGGCGGGTTCGGGATCACTCCCAAGATCGCCGAAGAGTTGTACCTTCTGGGCGTCGATGTGATCACCACCGGAAACCACGTCTGGGACAAGAAGGAGATCGTGGACTATATCACGCAGCAGCCGCGTCTTCTTCGGCCGGCCAATTATCCCGATTCGACGCCCGGAGCCGGTTCGGCCGTGATCAGCCTCAGCCGGACGGAAAAGGTGGCGGTGCTTCAGTTAATGGGCCGGGTCTTCATGCCGACCACGGACTGTCCTTTCCAGATCGGCTGGCGCGAGGTCGCACGTCTCCGGGCCGAGACCCCGATCATCATCGTGGACATGCATGCCGAGGCCACCTCGGAGAAGCGGGCCATGGGGTGGTATCTGGACGGCGAGGTCAGCGCGGTCGTGGGAACCCACACCCATGTCCAGACGGCCGACGAAGAGATCCTCCCGAAGGGCACCGCCTATCTCACGGATGCCGGCATGACGGGGCCGATGCATTCGGTCATCGGAATGAATAAAGATCAAGTGATCCACCGCTTTCTGCACCAGATGCCGCAGCGGTTCGAGATGGGCGGCGGTCCGTGCGTGATTTCGGCCGCCCTCCTGACCGTCGATGTCAACGGACGGGCCCAGTCCATCGTCCGGCTGCAGGTGAAGGATACGGATTAGAGCGCACGTCCTCTTAGGCCATGATGCCAAACGCTTCCCACGCCCCGATTCTTTCGGTGTCGGCCCTGACGCGGCTCATCAAGCAGCAGCTGGAGAACCGCTTCGTCGACGTCTGGGTCGAAGGAGAAACGTCCAACCTGAGAATGCCGGGCTCCGGGCACCTTTATTTCACCCTCAAGGATGAAAGCGCGCAGCTTCGGGCCGTGCTTTTTCGATCCTCGGGACGTTCCGTCAAGTTTATTCCAAAAGAAGGACAGCAGGTCCTGTGCCACGGTCGTATGACGGTCTACGAGCCGCGGGGGGAGTATCAGATCGTCGTCGATTCCATCGAGCCCCGGGGGATCGGAGCCCTCCAGGCGGCTTTCGAGCAACTGAAGGAGCGCCTTCAGAAAGAAGGCCTCTTTGATCCTTCGCGCAAAAAGCCGCTCCCGGCGCTTCCGCGCCGAATCGGCATCGTGACGTCGCCGACGGGCGCGGCGATCCGGGACATGCTCAAGGTGTTGAACGGACCCCGGGCGAGGCTGGAGATCGTGATCGATCCGGTGCCGGTCCAGGGGGAAGGCGCCGCGGAGGCCATCGCCGCGGCCATCGACGAATTAAACGACCGGGGCCCGTTCGATCTCCTGATCGTCGGACGCGGCGGCGGCTCGTTGGAAGATCTGTGGGCCTTCAACGAGGAAGCCGTTGCCCGGGCGATCTTCCGGTCCAAAATTCCGGTCATCTCGGCCGTCGGTCACGAGGTGGATTATACCATTTCGGATTTCGTCGCGGACCATCGGGCCCCCACCCCGACAGCGGCGGCCGAACGGGTGATACAGGCCCGCCGGGAATGGCAGGATCGGGTCGCATTTCAAAGGGTTCGTATGGGCCACGAAATGCAACGCGGATTCGACAGGGTCCGGAGCCGTCTGAACGTTTTTCAACGGGCGCTTCGCGATCCACGCAAGTCCATCGAAGCCCATCTGCTCCGCCTGGACGAGCTGGAGGGGCGCATCCGTCGGGGACTGTTCAACACGTTGCGGCAACAGGCCCAGCGCCTGCGGCATGCCCGTGAGAGCCTCCGGCACCGCAGCCCGGTGGACCGCCTGCACCGGCTCGGGACGCAGACTCAGGAGCTGACCAAGCGCTTTGAACTCCAGGCGGGGTATTATCTCCGCCAAAAGCGGAATCGTCTGGAATCCCTGTTGACCGCCCTGGACGGTTTAAGCCCGCTCGCCATCTTAAGCCGCGGATACAGCATTACGCGGAAGCTTCCGGAGCTGGGGCTCATCAAAAAGGCGCAGGAAGTGGATCCGGGCGAGCGCGTGCAAGTCCGCTTGCATCAAGGCGCTTTGATCTGCCGTGTCGAAGAAACCGAGGGATAATCCGATGGCCCAATTCAAATTTGAGGATGCGCTGGCCCGACTTGAAACCATCGTTGGACAGCTCGAAAAGGGCGATCTTCCCCTTGAAGATTCGCTGAAGATCTTCGAGGAGGGGGTCCGGCTTTCCAAAAATTGTTTGAAGTTGCTTGAAGAGGCGGAACGCAAGGTGGAGATCCTGTTGCAGGATAAGGACGGCCGGAAACGCCCCAGGCCCTTTGAAATGGAAAAGGAAGACCGGGAAGGGGTCCACGAAGACATCCCCGATGCTGAAGACCAGGATTGAACGGGAACTGAAGCAATATCTGGAAGACCGGAGGGCCCGGATCGACCGGACGCTGGAGGTTTACCTCCCGACCGCGATGACCGTTCCGGAGCGGCTTCACGAGGCAATGCGCTACAGCCTTTTCGCCGGGGGGAAACGGATCCGGCCGATTCTCGCGATCGCGGCCTTCGAAGCGGTCTCGGGAGAAGGGCGGCCCCCCGATACAATAGACTCGATACTGCCGGTCGTGGCCTCCATCGAGTTGGTCCACACCTATTCCCTGGTTCATGACGATCTTCCGGCGATGGACGACGACGACTATCGTCGCGGTCGGCTCACCAGCCACAAAAAGTTCGGCGAGGCGGCCGCCATCCTGTCGGGCGACGCGCTTCTGAGCGCGGCCTTTGCCCTTCTCTCGGATCGAGACTTGAATCGGACGATCCCGCCGGATATACTGCTATCGGTCATTCAGGAACTCGGGCTGGCGGCCGGGAGCCTTGGGATGGTCGGGGGACAGTTCGTGGACATGGAGTCCGAGGGCCTGATCGGATCGCAGACCGTATCGGAAGAAACCCTCCGCTATGTCCATTCCCATAAAACCGGCGCGCTGATCCGCGCCGCCGTCCGGATCGGGGCGCTTCTGGGGAGGGCCGGGACGGAAGCGCTGTCTTCCGTGACGGCCTACGGGGAGAAGGCGGGACTGGCGTTCCAGGTCGCGGACGACATCCTTGATCTGGAAGGGACGGAGAAGGAAACCGGGAAGCGTGTTCGAAAAGACGATGCCCATCGCAAATTAACCTACCCGACGGTCGTGGGCCTGGAAGCGTCCAAGCGCTTTGCCGATCGGCTAATCCGCGAGGCCGATGAGGCGTTGGCCTCTTTCGGCCCCGAGGCGGATCCCCTCCGGGCGATCGCGCGGTTCATCGTCGAGAGGAAGTCTTGATCCGGAAAGCCAATCGGTAAGGCGTCTTTTTATAGAAGGAGTCATTCATGCGTTTGTTGGACAGGATCAACAGCCCGTCGGATCTGAAAAAACTTCCCCGGACGGACCTCCCGGCGCTGGCGCAGGAAATACGGGAAGAAATCATCCGGGTCACCTCGATCAACGGAGGCCACCTCGCGACCAATCTGGGCATTGTCGAGCTGACGCTGGCGTTGCACGCCGTCTTCGACGCGCCGCGGGACAAGATCGTCTGGGATACCGGCAATCAGGTTTATGCGCACAAATTGATCACCGGCCGGCGGGAGCAGTTTGACACGATCCGACGATTCGGGGGGCTCAGCGGGTTCACCCGTCGCGAAGAAAGCCCGTACGACTCTTTCAATGCCGGCCACGCCGGGACCTCGATTTCGGCTGCGCTGGGCATGGTGGAGGCGCGCGATCATCTCGGACAGAATCACAAGGTGATCGCCGTGATCGGGGACGGCGCGATGACGGCCGGAATGGTTTACGAAGGGCTCAACCAGGCCGGGGCCTCCAAAAAGGATTTCATCGTCATCCTCAATGACAACGAGATGTCGATCTCGAAGAATGTCGGGGCGATCTCGGCCTACCTATCCCGAATCATCACGGGCCAGTTCTATACCAAGGTGAAGGAGGAGGCCAAGCACCTTTTGAAAACAATCCCCCGAATCGGGCCGCCCATGATCAAGGCCGCGCACAAGGTGGAGGAATCGGCCAAAGGGTTCATCGGGCCGGGTCTTCTGTTTGAGGAACTGGGATTTCAATACATCGGTCCGATCGACGGAAACCGCTTCGAGCATCTCTTCCCGACCCTGGAGAATATCAGCCGCTTGAAGGGCCCGATCCTGGTTCATGTCATCACGAAAAAAGGCAAAGGATACGAGCCGGCCGAACGGAATCCGGTCACGCTCCATGCGGCCTCGCCTTTTCAAGTCCAGACAGGGCAGGCCCGCAAGACCCCCCGTTTTCCGACGTACACGCAGGTCTTCGCCTCGACATTGGGCCGGCTGGCCAAGCGGGATAAACAGATCATGGCGATCACGGCCGCGATGCCGGAGGGCACGGGACTTTCCCGGTTCGCCCAGGAATTTCCGGATCGTTGCTATGACGTCGGGATCGCCGAGCCCCACGCCGTCACCTTTGCGGCCGGGCTGGCGGCCGCGGGTCTCCGCCCGGTGGTCGCGATCTATTCCACGTTCATGCAACGGGCCTACGATCAGATCCTTCATGATGTCTGCATTCAGAACCTCCCGGTCGTGCTTTGTCTGGACCGCGCCGGTCTCGTCGGAGAAGACGGCCACACGCACCACGGGATCTTTGATATCGGATTCCTTCGCATCATTCCCAACCTCGTGATCATGGCCCCGAAGGATGAGAACGAGCTGCAGCACATGGTCTACACCGCGACCAAACACGAGGGACCGGTGGCAATCCGTTATCCGCGCGGGGAAGGTCTCGGGGTGGGAATGGATGCGCGGTTGATGCGGCTTCCCATCGGTAAGGCCGAGTTGCTGAAAAACGGGAACGATGTGGCGATTCTGGCCTTGGGTCACGGGGTCTACCCTTCGCTGGAGGCGGCCCGCGAGCTCGAAAAAGAGGGGATTTCGGCGGCCCTGGCGAATGTCCGTTTTGTCAAACCCCTCGATCGCGAATTGATATCGCAGCTGGCCCGGAGGACGCGGCGCCTGGTGACCGTGGAAGAGCATGTTTTGCAGGGCGGTTTCGGCTCGGCCGTATTGGAAGTCCTGGAAGAGGAAGGCCTGTCTGGTGTGGAGGTGAAACGGATCGGCCTGCCAGACCATTTTATCCAGCACGGCGCGGTCCGAACGTTGCGCGAGCGCTTCGGTTTCACGGCCGAAACGCTTCTTCGCGACATCCAATTCTTTGTCCAGGCCGGCCTCTCCCCCCTCCGTCTGCCGGAGGCGCAGAGACAGGCGGGCCATCCAAACGTGGAAGTGCCGCGGCGGGTGGGTTGATCCGGTGATCTCCCGCCCCGTCAAAAAACGCGTCAAGAATCGTTTGGACCGGGCCCTGGTTGATCGCGGCCTGGCCGACAGCCGGGAGAAGGCGCAGGCCCTGATCCTGGCCGGCGCGGTCGAGGTGGACGGGGCGCGGGCGACGAAGGCCGGGATACCGGTCGAGGATGGAGCGGCCGTCCGGATTCGGGAAGAAGAGGCCGGGACGGCCCTCCGCTACGTCGGTCGCGGCGGCCTGAAGCTCGAGGCCGCGATCGAGCATTTCGGCATCGACCTCGAAGGGAAGATCGCGGTCGATATCGGCGCGTCGACCGGGGGTTTTACGGACTGTCTCCTTCAACACGGCGCGGCCCGCGTCTATGCCGTCGATGTGGGTTACGGCCAGCTGGCCTGGTCCTTGCGCCGGGACGCGCGGGTCCGGGTGATCGAGCGAACCAATATCCGAACCCTCGCGTCCGGCCGAATTCCGGAGCCCGCCGATCTGGCGACGATCGATGTTTCCTTCATCTCACTCACCAAGGTGCTGCCGAAGGCGGCCGAACTCCTGAAGCCGGGCGGTGAAATCGTGGCGCTGGTCAAGCCCCAGTTCGAGGTGGGGAAAGGAGAGGTGGGGAAGGGGGGCGTCGTCCGGGATCCGGCGAAGCGCGAAAGCGCCTTGGACGGTGTCGTCCGCTTTGCCCGATCGGCGGGATGGATCGCCAAGGGCGTAATGCCTTCGCCGATCACGGGACAAAAAGGCAATGTCGAGTATCTCATTCACCTTGTGAAACCATGAAGACCGTTTTGGTCACCGGCGGCGCGGGGTTTATCGGATCCCATGTGGTGGAACGTCTGCTGTCGGAGCGGAACCGGGTCGTTTGTCTGGATAACTTCGATCCGTTTTACGATCCCGCTGTCAAACGGGGGAACCTTCGATGGGCCCTCGAACAGTCGAACTTTCGGCTGGTCGAGGGCGATATCCGGGACGAGCCGACCCTGGCCCGATTGTTCCGGGAAGAGCGCATCGAGTCCGTCTTTCACGCGGCGGCCCGGGCGGGGGTGCGTCCTTCGATTCAGGATCCGGTTTTGTATCATGATGTGAACGTCCACGGAACCACACGGCTTCTGGAAGCGGCCCGGTCGGCCCCGGTCCAAAACTTCGTGTTTGCGTCTTCCTCCTCGGTGTACGGCGTTTCCAACCGCGTTCCCTTCTCGGAAGAAGATCCGGCCGACTTTCCGATCTCGCCCTACGCCGCCACCAAGCGGGCCGGAGAATTGCTGTGTTACACCTATCACCATTTGTACGGAATCCCGGTGACCTGTTTGCGCTTCTTCACCGTCTACGGTCCTCGTCAGCGCCCCGAAATGGCCATCCATAAATTCACGCGGCTGGTGGACGAGGGACTCCCGGTTCCCGTATTCGGCGACGGGACTTCGCGCCGCGATTACACCTATATCTCGGATGCCGTCGAGGGAGTCCTCCGGGCGCTGACGCAACCCCGGCCGTATGAAATCCTGAACATCGGGGAATCCCGGACCACCGAACTGCGGGACCTGGTGGCGAAGATCGAGCAGGCCTTGAACAAGAAGGGGCAAATTCGGGCGATGCCGTCCCAGGCCGGGGATGTGCCGCTGACCTTCGCGGATGTCGGGAAGGCCAAACGGCTTCTCGGATACGAGCCCCGGACGTCCATCGAGGACGGTCTGAGAAAATTTGTGGAATGGTATCGGAAAAATAAAAATTTCAACAAGGAGAATCCATGAAGGTGTTGGTGACCGGAGGAGCGGGATTCATCGGATCGCATCTTGTGGACCGGCTGATCCAGGAGGGGCACGACGTGGTGGTGGTGGATAATCTTTCCACCGGAAAAAAGAAGAATATCAACCGCGATGCCCATTTCTACAAGGCCGATATTCTCAACCCGAGGATCGAAAAGATCTTCAAGAAGGAAAAACCGGATTTGATCAGTCACCACGCGGCCCAGATGGACGTGCGCCGGTCCGTGGCCGACCCGATCTTTGACGCCCATGTGAACGTTTTGGGTCTTCTCAATGTCCTGGAGAACGCCGTTCGGCACGGGACGAAGAAGGTGATTTTCGCCTCTTCCGGCGGCGCGGTGTACGGCGAACAGCAGGTGTTCCCGGCCCCCGAAACGCATCCGCTGCACCCCGTATCTCCATACGGGATCAGCAAGTTGGCCGGCGAACACTACCTTTACTACTACCAGCAGGTGGCCGGCCTGAATTATGTCGCCTTGCGCTACGCCAATGTCTACGGCCCGCGTCAAGATCCCTTCGGGGAAGCCGGCGTGGTGGCCATCTTCAGTCAGAAGACCTTGATGAACGACCAGCCCATCATCAACGGCAACGGAAAACAGACGAGGGACTACATCTTTGTGGAGGACGTGGTCGAGGCCCACATGGCCGTGATCGAAAACAGCATCAAGGGGATTTTTAATGTCGGCACCGGCAAAGAGACTTCGGTCAACCAGCTCTTCCGTCACTTGGTCGATATTTCAGGGGCGAAGGTCAAGGAAGTCTACGGCCCGGAGAAACGGGGCGAGCAAACCCGAAGCGTCCTGGACTATACCAAGCTCAAGAAGGCGACCGATTGGGAACCCAAGGTCGAACTCTATGACGGACTGAAGATGACGGTGGATTATTTCCGGACGGCCCTCCAATTGACAACCTAACCCCGTGTGCTATCTTTAATATGCATGAACGCCTGTTATTTCGCCCGGCGTTTATCTAACAACGCATAAACATTAGAAATCTAAATCCATACGCTATTCCGCTGCGTTTTACACAGGGAACGGCTCTGTGGAGGATGGACTATGCCCCTGCCACAACAGAAACGGAAGATGCTCGGGGAAATGATGATCTCCGAAGGGCTGCTCAGCCGCGAACAGCTCGATCGCGCCCTCAGCGAGCAGAAGCTACACGGCGGCCGGATCGGAACGATCCTCCGGAGCATGGGCTTCGTCACCGAAGAAGAAATCATCAAGGTGCTTGGGAAGCAGATGGGGATTCAGCCCGTGACGCTTTCCAGCATCATCATCGATCCGGACGTTGTGACGATCATTCCGGAAACGTTGGCCCGCCGGCATCAAGTCATCCCGGTCTTCAAGAAAAATCGAACCCTCACCCTGGCGATGGTCGATCCGTTGAATGTGTTTGCCATCGACGATCTGCAACGGGCGACCGGCATGGAGATCCTGCCGGTCGTCACGTCGGAGACCGAGCTGATGAAGGCCATCGATCGATTCTACAGCGCGACGTCGACCATGGAAGAAGCGGCGAAGGAGGCCGATCTCCAGGGATACGGCGTGATGCCGGAGGAACAGGTGATCGATCTCCAGCGCATCGGGGACGACACGCCGATGATCAAGCTGGTGAATACCATGATCGCCCAGGCCGTTCGGGAAGGCGCCAGCGATATTCATATCGAACCGGACGCCGAGGTCCTGCGGATTCGCTACCGGGTGGACGGAATGCTCCGGGAGGTGATGAACCCGCCGCGGAATCTCCAGGCCGGCGTCGTTTCCCGAATCAAGATTATGGCCGATCTGGACATCGCCGAGAAGCGGGTTCCTCAGGACGGCCGGATCCAGATGAAGGTGGGCGAAAAGGACGTGGACATCCGGTTGTCCACCCTGCCCACAATCTTCGGCGAGAAGTTGGTGATGCGGCTGCTGGACAAGGGCAGCGTCCTTTTGGGTTTGGAGGAGATGGGGCTTTCGACGGACACGTTGAAGACGTTCGAGAAAATGATTCGTCGGCCGCACGGGCTCCTGCTCGTGACCGGCCCGACCGGGAGCGGGAAGACCACCACGCTCTATGCCGCGTTGAACCGCATCAGTTCCATCGAGAAAAATGTAATCACGATCGAGGACCCCGTCGAATATCAACTCAAGTACATCAATCAGGTTCATGTGAATCCCAAGGTGGGCATTACGTTCGCCAACGGCCTGCGGTCCATCCTGCGGCAGGACCCCAACGTGATCATGGTGGGCGAGATCCGGGATACCGAGACGGTTTCGATCGCGATCCAGGCCGCGCTGACGGGCCATTTGGTTTTTTCAACCCTGCACACGAACGACGCAGCGGGGGCGGTGGCCCGGCTGCTGGATATGGGCGCCGAGCCGTTTCTGGTCGCCTCGTCGTTCATCGGGGTGATGGCCCAGCGATTGGTGCGAAAAGTCTGCGCCCATTGCAAGGTTCCTTACATCCCGCCGGCGGACCAGGTCAAGAGCCTGGATCTGGAGAAGCT belongs to Nitrospiria bacterium and includes:
- a CDS encoding helix-turn-helix transcriptional regulator; translated protein: MEKRSLIRIPLTSRGKAATLLSAESGVIYTANISRQGLCFYSKTSLPLDAEVILELELSRPSEAVAIEHFHGRVLWKREWDGLTAHGIHLSTPLSRFKNPRAFDLTSDREFPETADEPKSADSVHGTDRLTKREHEITRLIAQGSNNRQISARLSISIKTVETHRANIYSKLKVHNAVQLLRMLEKSGTWVVNRDQAPRRSANHST
- the rny gene encoding ribonuclease Y, giving the protein MTIIITWIIAVIAAAGGGAAGVAVGLYLRREGISRKLREAEEGAARVLRNAEQEAENKRREAQIESKSRILQERTEFEKEIRERRSELTALDRRLSQREEHLDKRATQLDRREGDLNRIDRDQVAREKVIRDKEKTLEDGLREQRQQLERLSGVTAEEAKKQLIHAMEEEARYDAAKMMKRITEETREKAERESKEIMVTAMQRLSRDYIAEATISVVNLPNEGMKGRIIGREGRNIRALESATGIDLIIDDTPDAVIVSGFDPYRREIAKIALERLMSDGRIHPARIEEMVEKVKKELDKLMKEEAEKIIFDLGLQDFHPEIVKTLGRLKYRTSYGQNNLAHAREAAFIAGIMASELGMDVKLSKRAALLHDIGKAVSHEEEGSHAALGADLVKRYGESPKVVNAVAAHHGEIEATCIESVLVMGAEGLSAARPGARRESVESYVKRLEKLEQLATSFKGVEKAYAIQAGREIRIIVKQDEVSDAESAMISREIAKKVEQELTYPGQIKVTVIRENRYIEYAR
- a CDS encoding TIGR00282 family metallophosphoesterase, which produces MKILMIGDIIGEPGRNILARKLSHLMETYEIDFVIANGENSAGGFGITPKIAEELYLLGVDVITTGNHVWDKKEIVDYITQQPRLLRPANYPDSTPGAGSAVISLSRTEKVAVLQLMGRVFMPTTDCPFQIGWREVARLRAETPIIIVDMHAEATSEKRAMGWYLDGEVSAVVGTHTHVQTADEEILPKGTAYLTDAGMTGPMHSVIGMNKDQVIHRFLHQMPQRFEMGGGPCVISAALLTVDVNGRAQSIVRLQVKDTD
- the xseA gene encoding exodeoxyribonuclease VII large subunit gives rise to the protein MPNASHAPILSVSALTRLIKQQLENRFVDVWVEGETSNLRMPGSGHLYFTLKDESAQLRAVLFRSSGRSVKFIPKEGQQVLCHGRMTVYEPRGEYQIVVDSIEPRGIGALQAAFEQLKERLQKEGLFDPSRKKPLPALPRRIGIVTSPTGAAIRDMLKVLNGPRARLEIVIDPVPVQGEGAAEAIAAAIDELNDRGPFDLLIVGRGGGSLEDLWAFNEEAVARAIFRSKIPVISAVGHEVDYTISDFVADHRAPTPTAAAERVIQARREWQDRVAFQRVRMGHEMQRGFDRVRSRLNVFQRALRDPRKSIEAHLLRLDELEGRIRRGLFNTLRQQAQRLRHARESLRHRSPVDRLHRLGTQTQELTKRFELQAGYYLRQKRNRLESLLTALDGLSPLAILSRGYSITRKLPELGLIKKAQEVDPGERVQVRLHQGALICRVEETEG
- the xseB gene encoding exodeoxyribonuclease VII small subunit, whose product is MAQFKFEDALARLETIVGQLEKGDLPLEDSLKIFEEGVRLSKNCLKLLEEAERKVEILLQDKDGRKRPRPFEMEKEDREGVHEDIPDAEDQD
- a CDS encoding farnesyl diphosphate synthase, which encodes MLKTRIERELKQYLEDRRARIDRTLEVYLPTAMTVPERLHEAMRYSLFAGGKRIRPILAIAAFEAVSGEGRPPDTIDSILPVVASIELVHTYSLVHDDLPAMDDDDYRRGRLTSHKKFGEAAAILSGDALLSAAFALLSDRDLNRTIPPDILLSVIQELGLAAGSLGMVGGQFVDMESEGLIGSQTVSEETLRYVHSHKTGALIRAAVRIGALLGRAGTEALSSVTAYGEKAGLAFQVADDILDLEGTEKETGKRVRKDDAHRKLTYPTVVGLEASKRFADRLIREADEALASFGPEADPLRAIARFIVERKS
- the dxs gene encoding 1-deoxy-D-xylulose-5-phosphate synthase — encoded protein: MRLLDRINSPSDLKKLPRTDLPALAQEIREEIIRVTSINGGHLATNLGIVELTLALHAVFDAPRDKIVWDTGNQVYAHKLITGRREQFDTIRRFGGLSGFTRREESPYDSFNAGHAGTSISAALGMVEARDHLGQNHKVIAVIGDGAMTAGMVYEGLNQAGASKKDFIVILNDNEMSISKNVGAISAYLSRIITGQFYTKVKEEAKHLLKTIPRIGPPMIKAAHKVEESAKGFIGPGLLFEELGFQYIGPIDGNRFEHLFPTLENISRLKGPILVHVITKKGKGYEPAERNPVTLHAASPFQVQTGQARKTPRFPTYTQVFASTLGRLAKRDKQIMAITAAMPEGTGLSRFAQEFPDRCYDVGIAEPHAVTFAAGLAAAGLRPVVAIYSTFMQRAYDQILHDVCIQNLPVVLCLDRAGLVGEDGHTHHGIFDIGFLRIIPNLVIMAPKDENELQHMVYTATKHEGPVAIRYPRGEGLGVGMDARLMRLPIGKAELLKNGNDVAILALGHGVYPSLEAARELEKEGISAALANVRFVKPLDRELISQLARRTRRLVTVEEHVLQGGFGSAVLEVLEEEGLSGVEVKRIGLPDHFIQHGAVRTLRERFGFTAETLLRDIQFFVQAGLSPLRLPEAQRQAGHPNVEVPRRVG
- a CDS encoding TlyA family RNA methyltransferase, giving the protein MISRPVKKRVKNRLDRALVDRGLADSREKAQALILAGAVEVDGARATKAGIPVEDGAAVRIREEEAGTALRYVGRGGLKLEAAIEHFGIDLEGKIAVDIGASTGGFTDCLLQHGAARVYAVDVGYGQLAWSLRRDARVRVIERTNIRTLASGRIPEPADLATIDVSFISLTKVLPKAAELLKPGGEIVALVKPQFEVGKGEVGKGGVVRDPAKRESALDGVVRFARSAGWIAKGVMPSPITGQKGNVEYLIHLVKP